One Argiope bruennichi chromosome 5, qqArgBrue1.1, whole genome shotgun sequence DNA segment encodes these proteins:
- the LOC129968877 gene encoding probable 3',5'-cyclic phosphodiesterase pde-5 isoform X1 has product MDRCITVKVIKTKAGYHMYRPKGTQGRLPPLLSVSPVGGRHSSKYQSRSPSASASKYHSKCCLPTRPPSPGPGEYLEGLSCKISVRSSRSSRTAKRHTRPQSQDWSQIVTDYLKKHEEFLEEYILENIPLDLLERLVIRKIRRQGQYAEEMAETNEVVPNLSRWKFCVHADKREMLQELTSTLFSYPNKIRVLTELANTVASAVNASDWRLYIYDADTKKLCSFGSDNECLNDFQIEDTLADYVMKTKETVRCKSTDRDNRFPEGVSINLDKPVYVLCHPVLQPDEELSGVLELYKDASDVEFHEEDEEIVNSYLVWGGIALHYAELYVNMMKQRELNMFLLTVVKSIFQDMISMDTVILKIMMFARKLVSADRASLFLVDGRSSELYARIFDVSSSENEDENLNDKKEVDLKPQEIRFPMGKGIAGYVAMTGESLNIPDAYNDSRFNRSVDQRTGYNTRNLLCMPIFIRGSVIGVVQMVNKTSGAFTKSDEEDFATFAIYCGLALHHAKLYDKIRRSEQKHKLALEILSYHNTCSEEELDAIKAVKIPIDVVQLQEYSFSADQLNSDEKVVASIFMLTDLPQIQKVMKIDHDSLVRFTLTVRKNYRRVPYHNWSHGFCVANSAYVVIRKSGVFKPLEELALYVACLCHDVDHRGKTNQFLKNAASPLAAIYSTSVLEHHHFNMTVSILQQDGHNIFSNLSSADYKKMLNNIKHCILATDLALFFPNRANLAAIVEEKKFDFDNSEHRLLLQAITMTACDLCGSTKSWEQQKEIVKVIFEEFYDQGDIEKSQGRQPIPIMDRNRMDEQPTSQVSFLKGICIPCYELLYALIPETKPMLEGCKENLRIWESLAAEQEKNKTDDSCTDELNDEKEKTSCSKIM; this is encoded by the exons GATCGTTGCATTACtgtaaaagttataaaaacaaaGGCAGGATACCACATGTATAGACCCAAAGGTACTCAAGGTCGATTGCCCCCTCTTCTGTCTGTCAGTCCAGTGGGAGGTAGGCATTCCTCCAAGTACCAATCAAGAAGTCCCAGTGCTTCTGCCAGCAAATACCACAGCAAATGTTGCCTGCCCACCAGGCCTCCGTCACCTGGACCTGGAGAATATTTGGAAGGTCTGTCGTgtaaaatttcagtgaggagttCGAGAAGCTCTCGGACGGCTAAACGGCATA CAAGACCACAATCACAAGACTGGTCGCAGATAGTAACTGATTACCTGAAAAAGCATGAAGAATTCTTAGAAGAATATATTCTGGAAAATATTCCACTGGATCTTTTGGAAAGGTTGGTTATCAGAAAAATTCGCCGCCAAGGGCAATATGCAGAAGAAATGGCCG AAACTAATGAAGTGGTGCCAAATCTATCTAGATGGAAG ttttgtgtcCATGCTGACAAAAGAGAAATGCTCCAGGAGCTGACATCCACTCTCTTCTCTTATCCCAACAAGATCCGAGTTCTGACAGAGTTGGCAAACACTGTGGCATCCGCTGTCAATGCTAGTGACTGGCGACTTTACATTTATGACGCGGATACAAAg aaattatgttCTTTTGGAAGCGATAACGAATGCTTAAA TGATTTTCAAATAGAAGATACACTGGCAGATTACGTAATGAAAACTAAAGAAACTGTTCGCTGTAAATCTACAGATAGA GATAATCGATTCCCAGAAGGAGTGTCGATTAACCTTGATAAACCAGTGTATGTTTTGTGTCATCCTGTTTTGCAACCTGATGAGGAATTATCAG GGGTTCTGGAACTGTATAAAGACGCTTCAGACGTAGAATTTCATGAAGAAGACGAAGAG ATAGTAAACAGCTACTTGGTTTGGGGAGGAATAGCACTCCATTATGCAGAA ttatatGTTAATATGATGAAACAAAGGGAACTGAATATGTTTCTACTCACTGTGGTTAA atCCATTTTTCAAGACATGATCAGTATGGatacagtaatattaaaaatcatg ATGTTCGCCAGAAAATTAGTGAGCGCAGACCGAGCCTCTTTATTCTTGGTAGACGGGCGTTCAAGCGAGTTGTACGCCAGAATTTTCGATGTCAGCAGTTCAGAAAATGAAGATGAGAATTTAAACGATAAGAAAGAAGTTGATTTAAAGCCTCAGGAAATAAG ATTTCCAATGGGCAAAGGAATAGCTGGTTATGTTGCAATGACCGGAGAATCACTGAATATACCAGATGCTTACAACGATTCCAGATTTAACAG GTCCGTTGATCAAAGAACAGGATATAATACGAGGAATCTTTTATGCATGCCGATTTTCATTCGAGGGAG cgTTATTGGAGTTGTGCAAATGGTCAATAAAACTTCTGGAGCTTTTACAAAAAGTGACGAAGAAGATTTTGCAACATTTGCCATTTACTGTGGACTAGCGCTTCATCATGCTAaa ttgtATGACAAAATTCGAAGATCGGAGCAAAAGCATAAATTGGCCTTGGAGATTTTGTCCTATCATAATACGTGTTCAGAAGAGGAATTAGACGCAATTAAAGCTGTCAAAATACCCATAGATGTGGTACAGTTGCAAGA GTACAGCTTCTCTGCTGATCAGCTGAATTCTGATGAAAAGGTTGTCGCTTCAATATTTATGTTAACGGATTTACCACAAATCCAAAA aGTTATGAAAATCGATCACGATTCTTTGGTTCGTTTCACTCTGACTGTACGCAAGAATTATCGTCGAGTTCCTTACCATAACTGGTCCCACGGTTTCTGTGTTGCCAATTCTGCATATGTTGTGATCAGAAAAAGTGGAGTTTTCAAACCACTGGAG GAACTTGCTTTGTATGTTGCCTGTCTTTGCCACGATGTGGATCATCGAGGTAAAACTAACCAGTTTCTAAAGAATGCTGCATCTCCGCTTGCCGCCATCTATTCCACATCTGTTTTGGAACACCACCATTTTAACATGACAGTTTCAATACTGCAG CAAGATGGACATAATATATTCAGCAATTTGTCTTCAGCAGATTATAAAAAG atgttgAACAACATCAAACATTGCATTCTAGCCACGGACTTGGCATTATTCTTTCCGAATAGAGCCAATTTGGCTGCAATTGTAGAGGAAAAGAAGTTTGATTTTGACAATTCGGAACACAG ATTATTGCTTCAAGCTATTACAATGACTGCATGCGATCTTTGCGGTAGCACCAAAAGCTGGGAACAGCAAAAAGAAATCGTGAAGgtgatatttgaagaattttacgATCAG GGTGATATTGAAAAATCACAAGGAAGACAACCAATACCAATTATGGACAGAAATAGAATGGATGAGCAACCAACTTCacaa GTTAGCTTTTTGAAAGGAATTTGTATTCCTTGCTATGAATTACTCTATGCATTGATACCTGAAACCAAGCCTATGCTGGAAGGATGCAA AGAAAATTTGAGGATTTGGGAAAGTTTGGCTGCAGAACAAGAGAAAAACAAAACTGATGATAGTTGCACAGATGAATTGAATgatgagaaagaaaaaacaagTTGTTCAAAAATAATGTGA
- the LOC129968877 gene encoding probable 3',5'-cyclic phosphodiesterase pde-5 isoform X2: MYRPKGTQGRLPPLLSVSPVGGRHSSKYQSRSPSASASKYHSKCCLPTRPPSPGPGEYLEGLSCKISVRSSRSSRTAKRHTRPQSQDWSQIVTDYLKKHEEFLEEYILENIPLDLLERLVIRKIRRQGQYAEEMAETNEVVPNLSRWKFCVHADKREMLQELTSTLFSYPNKIRVLTELANTVASAVNASDWRLYIYDADTKKLCSFGSDNECLNDFQIEDTLADYVMKTKETVRCKSTDRDNRFPEGVSINLDKPVYVLCHPVLQPDEELSGVLELYKDASDVEFHEEDEEIVNSYLVWGGIALHYAELYVNMMKQRELNMFLLTVVKSIFQDMISMDTVILKIMMFARKLVSADRASLFLVDGRSSELYARIFDVSSSENEDENLNDKKEVDLKPQEIRFPMGKGIAGYVAMTGESLNIPDAYNDSRFNRSVDQRTGYNTRNLLCMPIFIRGSVIGVVQMVNKTSGAFTKSDEEDFATFAIYCGLALHHAKLYDKIRRSEQKHKLALEILSYHNTCSEEELDAIKAVKIPIDVVQLQEYSFSADQLNSDEKVVASIFMLTDLPQIQKVMKIDHDSLVRFTLTVRKNYRRVPYHNWSHGFCVANSAYVVIRKSGVFKPLEELALYVACLCHDVDHRGKTNQFLKNAASPLAAIYSTSVLEHHHFNMTVSILQQDGHNIFSNLSSADYKKMLNNIKHCILATDLALFFPNRANLAAIVEEKKFDFDNSEHRLLLQAITMTACDLCGSTKSWEQQKEIVKVIFEEFYDQGDIEKSQGRQPIPIMDRNRMDEQPTSQVSFLKGICIPCYELLYALIPETKPMLEGCKENLRIWESLAAEQEKNKTDDSCTDELNDEKEKTSCSKIM, from the exons ATGTATAGACCCAAAGGTACTCAAGGTCGATTGCCCCCTCTTCTGTCTGTCAGTCCAGTGGGAGGTAGGCATTCCTCCAAGTACCAATCAAGAAGTCCCAGTGCTTCTGCCAGCAAATACCACAGCAAATGTTGCCTGCCCACCAGGCCTCCGTCACCTGGACCTGGAGAATATTTGGAAGGTCTGTCGTgtaaaatttcagtgaggagttCGAGAAGCTCTCGGACGGCTAAACGGCATA CAAGACCACAATCACAAGACTGGTCGCAGATAGTAACTGATTACCTGAAAAAGCATGAAGAATTCTTAGAAGAATATATTCTGGAAAATATTCCACTGGATCTTTTGGAAAGGTTGGTTATCAGAAAAATTCGCCGCCAAGGGCAATATGCAGAAGAAATGGCCG AAACTAATGAAGTGGTGCCAAATCTATCTAGATGGAAG ttttgtgtcCATGCTGACAAAAGAGAAATGCTCCAGGAGCTGACATCCACTCTCTTCTCTTATCCCAACAAGATCCGAGTTCTGACAGAGTTGGCAAACACTGTGGCATCCGCTGTCAATGCTAGTGACTGGCGACTTTACATTTATGACGCGGATACAAAg aaattatgttCTTTTGGAAGCGATAACGAATGCTTAAA TGATTTTCAAATAGAAGATACACTGGCAGATTACGTAATGAAAACTAAAGAAACTGTTCGCTGTAAATCTACAGATAGA GATAATCGATTCCCAGAAGGAGTGTCGATTAACCTTGATAAACCAGTGTATGTTTTGTGTCATCCTGTTTTGCAACCTGATGAGGAATTATCAG GGGTTCTGGAACTGTATAAAGACGCTTCAGACGTAGAATTTCATGAAGAAGACGAAGAG ATAGTAAACAGCTACTTGGTTTGGGGAGGAATAGCACTCCATTATGCAGAA ttatatGTTAATATGATGAAACAAAGGGAACTGAATATGTTTCTACTCACTGTGGTTAA atCCATTTTTCAAGACATGATCAGTATGGatacagtaatattaaaaatcatg ATGTTCGCCAGAAAATTAGTGAGCGCAGACCGAGCCTCTTTATTCTTGGTAGACGGGCGTTCAAGCGAGTTGTACGCCAGAATTTTCGATGTCAGCAGTTCAGAAAATGAAGATGAGAATTTAAACGATAAGAAAGAAGTTGATTTAAAGCCTCAGGAAATAAG ATTTCCAATGGGCAAAGGAATAGCTGGTTATGTTGCAATGACCGGAGAATCACTGAATATACCAGATGCTTACAACGATTCCAGATTTAACAG GTCCGTTGATCAAAGAACAGGATATAATACGAGGAATCTTTTATGCATGCCGATTTTCATTCGAGGGAG cgTTATTGGAGTTGTGCAAATGGTCAATAAAACTTCTGGAGCTTTTACAAAAAGTGACGAAGAAGATTTTGCAACATTTGCCATTTACTGTGGACTAGCGCTTCATCATGCTAaa ttgtATGACAAAATTCGAAGATCGGAGCAAAAGCATAAATTGGCCTTGGAGATTTTGTCCTATCATAATACGTGTTCAGAAGAGGAATTAGACGCAATTAAAGCTGTCAAAATACCCATAGATGTGGTACAGTTGCAAGA GTACAGCTTCTCTGCTGATCAGCTGAATTCTGATGAAAAGGTTGTCGCTTCAATATTTATGTTAACGGATTTACCACAAATCCAAAA aGTTATGAAAATCGATCACGATTCTTTGGTTCGTTTCACTCTGACTGTACGCAAGAATTATCGTCGAGTTCCTTACCATAACTGGTCCCACGGTTTCTGTGTTGCCAATTCTGCATATGTTGTGATCAGAAAAAGTGGAGTTTTCAAACCACTGGAG GAACTTGCTTTGTATGTTGCCTGTCTTTGCCACGATGTGGATCATCGAGGTAAAACTAACCAGTTTCTAAAGAATGCTGCATCTCCGCTTGCCGCCATCTATTCCACATCTGTTTTGGAACACCACCATTTTAACATGACAGTTTCAATACTGCAG CAAGATGGACATAATATATTCAGCAATTTGTCTTCAGCAGATTATAAAAAG atgttgAACAACATCAAACATTGCATTCTAGCCACGGACTTGGCATTATTCTTTCCGAATAGAGCCAATTTGGCTGCAATTGTAGAGGAAAAGAAGTTTGATTTTGACAATTCGGAACACAG ATTATTGCTTCAAGCTATTACAATGACTGCATGCGATCTTTGCGGTAGCACCAAAAGCTGGGAACAGCAAAAAGAAATCGTGAAGgtgatatttgaagaattttacgATCAG GGTGATATTGAAAAATCACAAGGAAGACAACCAATACCAATTATGGACAGAAATAGAATGGATGAGCAACCAACTTCacaa GTTAGCTTTTTGAAAGGAATTTGTATTCCTTGCTATGAATTACTCTATGCATTGATACCTGAAACCAAGCCTATGCTGGAAGGATGCAA AGAAAATTTGAGGATTTGGGAAAGTTTGGCTGCAGAACAAGAGAAAAACAAAACTGATGATAGTTGCACAGATGAATTGAATgatgagaaagaaaaaacaagTTGTTCAAAAATAATGTGA